From one Anabas testudineus chromosome 21, fAnaTes1.2, whole genome shotgun sequence genomic stretch:
- the wdfy2 gene encoding WD repeat and FYVE domain-containing protein 2 isoform X1 yields MAAEIQPQPQARKPCLLSKIEALQDVVSSAVIIPKEDGVISVSEDRTIRVWLKRDSGQYWPSVYQTLSSSCSCMAFNPETRRLSMGMDTGSVCEFILSEDYNKMTPARTYQAHQGRVTVVLFVLEMEWLLSTGQDKNFTWHCSESGQQLGTYRTSTWVSGLQFDVETRHAFVGDQSGQVTILKLEQDNCSLVTTFKGHTGNVTALCWDPVQRVLFSGSSDHSIIMWDIGGRKGTAIELQGHNDKVQGLCYASHTRQLISGSSDGGIVIWNMDVTRQETPEWLDSDSCQKCEQPFFWNFKQMWDSKKIGLRQHHCRKCGQAVCGKCSSKRSTIPLMGFEFEVRVCDSCYESITDEDRAPTATFHDSKHSIVYMHYEPTTGNLLTSGTDKVVKLWDMTPVVS; encoded by the exons ATGGCGGCCGAAATCCAGCCCCAGCCGCAGGCTCGGAAGCCATGTCTGCTGAGCAAAATCGAGGCTTTGCAAGATGTTGTGAGCTCCGCGGTCATCATCCCCAAGGAAGACGGTGTGATCAGCGTGTCCGAAGACAG GACGATTCGGGTATGGTTGAAGAGAGACAGTGGTCAGTACTGGCCCAGTGTCTACCAGACACTGTCTT CGTCCTGCTCTTGTATGGCCTTTAACCCAGAGACCAGGAGACTGTCAATGGGGATGGATACTGGAAGTGTCTGT gAGTTCATCCTGTCTGAAGACTACAATAAGATGACCCCAGCACGCACCTACCAGG CCCACCAGGGTAGAGTGACAGTGGTGCTATTTGTGTTGGAGATGGAGTGGCTGCTGAGCACTGGCCAGGACAAAAACTTCACCTGGCACTGCTCAGAGAGCGGCCAGCAGCTGGGGACGTATCGCACCTCCACCTGGGTTTCTGGACTGCA GTTCGACGTGGAGACCAGACACGCCTTTGTTGGGGACCAGTCTGGTCAGGTGACCAtcctgaagctggagcaggacaACTGCAGCCTGGTCACCACCTTCAAAGGACACACTG GTAATGTGACAGCACTGTGTTGGGACCCGGTCCAGAGGGTGCTGTTCTCCGGCAGCTCAGACCACTCTATCATCATGTGGGACATCGGAGGACGCAAAGGCACCGCCATCGAACTACAAGGACACAA TGACAAAGTCCAGGGCTTGTGCTACGCCTCACACACTCGTCAGCTCATCTCCGGCAGCTCTGATGGAGGCATTGTGATCTGGAATATGGACGTAACACGACAAGag acaCCAGAGTGGCTGGACAGTGACTCCTGTCAGAAGTGTGAGCAGCCATTCTTCTGGAACTTCAAACAGATGTGGGACAGTAAGAAGATCGGCCTTCGGCAG CACCACTGTAGAAAGTGTGGCCAAGCAGTGTGCGGCAAATGTTCGTCCAAACGCTCCACTATCCCCCTCATGGGCTTCGAGTTTGAGGTGAGGGTGTGTGACAGCTGCTATGAGTCCATCACTGACGAGGA TCGAGCACCCACGGCCACCTTCCACGACAGCAAGCACAGCATTGTTTACATGCACTATGAGCCCACCACTGGAAATCTGCTCACCTCTGGCACCGACAAAGTTGTCAAG CTATGGGACATGACTCCTGTGGTGTCCTGA
- the wdfy2 gene encoding WD repeat and FYVE domain-containing protein 2 isoform X2 produces the protein MAAEIQPQPQARKPCLLSKIEALQDVVSSAVIIPKEDGVISVSEDRTIRVWLKRDSGQYWPSVYQTLSSSCSCMAFNPETRRLSMGMDTGSVCEFILSEDYNKMTPARTYQAHQGRVTVVLFVLEMEWLLSTGQDKNFTWHCSESGQQLGTYRTSTWVSGLQFDVETRHAFVGDQSGQVTILKLEQDNCSLVTTFKGHTGNVTALCWDPVQRVLFSGSSDHSIIMWDIGGRKGTAIELQGHNDKVQGLCYASHTRQLISGSSDGGIVIWNMDVTRQETPEWLDSDSCQKCEQPFFWNFKQMWDSKKIGLRQHHCRKCGQAVCGKCSSKRSTIPLMGFEFESSTHGHLPRQQAQHCLHAL, from the exons ATGGCGGCCGAAATCCAGCCCCAGCCGCAGGCTCGGAAGCCATGTCTGCTGAGCAAAATCGAGGCTTTGCAAGATGTTGTGAGCTCCGCGGTCATCATCCCCAAGGAAGACGGTGTGATCAGCGTGTCCGAAGACAG GACGATTCGGGTATGGTTGAAGAGAGACAGTGGTCAGTACTGGCCCAGTGTCTACCAGACACTGTCTT CGTCCTGCTCTTGTATGGCCTTTAACCCAGAGACCAGGAGACTGTCAATGGGGATGGATACTGGAAGTGTCTGT gAGTTCATCCTGTCTGAAGACTACAATAAGATGACCCCAGCACGCACCTACCAGG CCCACCAGGGTAGAGTGACAGTGGTGCTATTTGTGTTGGAGATGGAGTGGCTGCTGAGCACTGGCCAGGACAAAAACTTCACCTGGCACTGCTCAGAGAGCGGCCAGCAGCTGGGGACGTATCGCACCTCCACCTGGGTTTCTGGACTGCA GTTCGACGTGGAGACCAGACACGCCTTTGTTGGGGACCAGTCTGGTCAGGTGACCAtcctgaagctggagcaggacaACTGCAGCCTGGTCACCACCTTCAAAGGACACACTG GTAATGTGACAGCACTGTGTTGGGACCCGGTCCAGAGGGTGCTGTTCTCCGGCAGCTCAGACCACTCTATCATCATGTGGGACATCGGAGGACGCAAAGGCACCGCCATCGAACTACAAGGACACAA TGACAAAGTCCAGGGCTTGTGCTACGCCTCACACACTCGTCAGCTCATCTCCGGCAGCTCTGATGGAGGCATTGTGATCTGGAATATGGACGTAACACGACAAGag acaCCAGAGTGGCTGGACAGTGACTCCTGTCAGAAGTGTGAGCAGCCATTCTTCTGGAACTTCAAACAGATGTGGGACAGTAAGAAGATCGGCCTTCGGCAG CACCACTGTAGAAAGTGTGGCCAAGCAGTGTGCGGCAAATGTTCGTCCAAACGCTCCACTATCCCCCTCATGGGCTTCGAGTTTGAG TCGAGCACCCACGGCCACCTTCCACGACAGCAAGCACAGCATTGTTTACATGCACTATGA